One Argiope bruennichi chromosome 5, qqArgBrue1.1, whole genome shotgun sequence DNA segment encodes these proteins:
- the LOC129968346 gene encoding protein BTG2-like yields the protein MKLEVQYAVDFLITLLRKKCKNTTKVEHFRREITNLLLKHISEHWYPQNSQQGSGYRCIRIQSLKIDPIVLKAARACGFNNKIFSDIFPEDFTLWIDPYDVCYRIGEYGSCSPLYFIPEPERPEEHRPKTPTRSYHGTPKRSVAMKIKKIQTDYEDSSDSCSPMSISPPSPTYVHPNSCKQSFQHSPFNQGFGVSAYVAS from the coding sequence ATGAAACTTGAAGTTCAGTATGCTGTGGATTTCCTGATTACACTTCTTAGAAAGAAGTGTAAAAACACGACCAAGGTGGAACATTTTCGTAGAGAAATAACGAATTTACTTTTGAAGCATATATCTGAACATTGGTACCCCCAAAATTCTCAGCAAGGATCTGGATATCGATGCATCAGGATTCAATCTTTGAAGATCGATCCCATAGTGCTGAAAGCTGCTCGTGCATGTGGCTTTAACAACAAAATCTTTTCCGACATCTTTCCTGAAGATTTTACTTTGTGGATCGACCCTTATGATGTGTGCTACCGAATTGGGGAGTACGGCAGCTGCAGTCCACTGTATTTTATTCCGGAACCTGAACGGCCAGAAGAGCATAGGCCCAAAACCCCTACCCGCAGTTACCACGGTACCCCTAAACGTAGTGTTGCCATGAAGATAAAGAAAATTCAGACGGATTACGAGGATTCCTCCGATTCTTGTAGTCCCATGAGTATCTCTCCACCATCGCCAACATACGTTCATCCCAATTCGTGCAAGCAGAGTTTCCAACATTCTCCATTTAATCAAGGTTTTGGTGTATCTGCGTATGTAGCCAGTTAA